TCGGGTGCTCTTCGCCCAACTGCGTGCGCCAGTAATCGAGTTGACGCTCGCGCTCCCCGGCTTCCAGCCAGCTGCGTTGCCACAGGGCATAGTCGCGGTAGTGCACGGTCAGTTCCGGCAAGGTCGGTTGCCGCCCCGCCACCAAGCCGTCGTAGGTGCGCATGAACTCGTCGATCAGAATGTTCATCGACCAGCCATCGGCAATGATGTGGTGCAGCGTCAGCAACAGCACGTGCTCCTGTTCGGCCAGGCGCAACAGGCGAAGGCTCAGCAGTGGCCCCTGTTGCAGGTCGAATGCCTGAGTGGCTTCAGCCATCATGTGCTGTTGCGCCTGAGGCCAGCGCCGATCTTCAGGCAAGGCACTCAGGTCGTTGATCGCCAGTGTCAGGTCTCGGGGTTCGGCCACCCGCTGGAACGCACGCTCGCCTTCCTGGCCGAAGGTGGTGCGCAGGCACTCATGGCACGCCACCAGCAGGCTGAACGCGCGCTCAAGCGCCTCGATCTGCAACGCACCGTTCAGGCGAACCGCCATCGGCAGGTTGTAGGCCGCGCTCTGCGGGTCCAACTGCCAGAGAAACCACATCCGCTGCTGGGCATAGGACAGGCCGTCACGCTCGTCGACCCCGACGCAGGAGGTCATGGGAAGCTGCGCAAAATCGATGCCTTCGCGGGCCATGCCGGCCAGAAACAAGCGGCGCTTGTCCTGCGGCAGTTCGATAAAACGGCGGGCGAGTTTCTGTGCGTCTGCGGCATTCATGCGTGGGGTCCTTGCTGATCGGCGGCGTGACCAGGAGGCCCGGTCGTATCAACAAGAACGAATGGCTGACGCGATGATTTAGCGGCACTGACAAACGTGGGGCCCAAGAGAATCTTGAGCCAGAGAAACCTGTGGCGAGGGAGCTTGCTCGCGCTGGGCTGCGGAGCGGCCCCAAAAATCTGGCGGTGATTGCCGTTTTTTGTGAGTGCTACGCACTCAAGCGCGAGCAAGCTCGCTCGCCACAGGGTTCGCTGAGTCAAGACACTCTTAAGTGAACACAAAAAAGCCGAAGCCAGTACAGGACCGGCTTCGGCGACAGGCGCGTCAGGGACTGATCAGATCAGCGCGCGTCTTGGGAATGCCCTTCGGCCATCGCGACAATCACCTTGCGCTTGCCTGTGAAAGGCGCGCGGGCGTGGGCCGAGAGCATGTTGTCGAGCATCAGCACATCGCCCTCCTGCCAGGGAAAGCTGATGGCGCAGTCATCGAGCACGGCGCGAATTTCATTAAGCACTTCATCCTCGATGGGCGAGCCGTCGCCGTAGTAGACGTTACGCGGCAGGTCTTCCTCGTCGACGATGTCCAGCAGGGTTTCGCGCACCTCTGGCTGAAGGTTCGAAATGTGGAACAGGTGAGCCTGATTGAACCAGACCATATCGCCGGTCACCGGATGACGCGCCACCGCCTGACAAGTCTGGCGAGTGCGCAATTCTCCGTCGTCCTTCCACTCGCAAATGATGCCGTGGGCCTTGCAGTAGGCCTCGGCCACCTCGCGGTCTTCGGTGTTGAACACTTGCTCCCAGGCCACGTCCAGCCCGTTACCGAAATTGCGCACATACATCAGGCCTTTGTTGACGAAGCGCTCGCGGATCGCGACAGGCATGCGGCGATAGACTTCCCGGCTGTCGGCAATCGGCGTTTCACCGCCCGAGGTGGCGGCGATCATGCTGTAGAACCAGATTTTCATCGGCCAGTCCCGGGAGTAGGCCAGCTCGTTGTGCAACGGGATGCTCTGATGCGCCGGGTATTCAGTGGAGGTGTACACCCCTTGGGTGACGTTGGTGCGCGGTGTCGAGCCGAACTCATAATTGAGCAGCGGATGGCCAAAGCCGGCGGCGAACTGGCGGAACTGCTCGGCACCGTCCAGTTGGAACCCGCGAAACAGAATGCCGCCGTCGCGCAGCAAATGCTCATCCACCAGTTCATTCAATTCATCGAACACCGCCAACAGGCTGGTATTCGGCTCGGTCGCCTCCACCAGCAGCGGCAAGCGCCCCCGCGCCGGCAGTAACGGCCGCACGGCAAAACCCACAGCAACACCCATGACGGGCCTCCTGTTAAAACCGATAAAGTGAACCGCGCGCGTTAAAAAACCGGCGCGGCCAGTTGCGCATGACGGCGCTGATGGACTTCCAGATGATTCTTGATAATCCGGATCACTTTGGCTTCATGCTCATGAATGAAGAAATGCCCGCCGGTCATCATGTCCACCGAGAAACTGCCCAGGGTTTCCTGGCTCCAGCCGATCAATTGCTCGGTGGTGGCCTTGTCTTCCTTGCCGCCGAGCACGTGCACGGGGCACTTGAGCAGCGGGCGCTGCATCGGACGGAAGCGTCCGCAGAGCATGAAATCGGCGCGCAGGATCGGCAGGGTCAGGCTCATCAACTCCTGATTGGCCAACACGTCCTCGCTGGTGCCCTGGAAAGTGCGCAGTTGCTCGATCAACTGTTCGTCAGTCTGGGGCTCGGCGAAGCCACGGTCATAGTCGCTGCGCATGGTCGGGGCGGCCGTGCCTGAAGCAAACAGCGCCACTGGCTCCGCAGCACCGAGGGCACGAAAGGCGTGAGCCATCTCGCAGGCCAGCAACGCCCCCAGGCTGTGACCGAACAAGGCGTAGGGGCCGTGCAAGGACGGCTTGTGTTCCCTGGCCAATTGCAGGGCCAGGGCGCGCATATCGGTCTGCAAGGGTTCGTCATAACGGGCGCCCCGCCCTGGCAACTCCACGGGCTGCAAGTGCAGCCACGGC
This genomic stretch from Pseudomonas wuhanensis harbors:
- a CDS encoding TauD/TfdA family dioxygenase; its protein translation is MGVAVGFAVRPLLPARGRLPLLVEATEPNTSLLAVFDELNELVDEHLLRDGGILFRGFQLDGAEQFRQFAAGFGHPLLNYEFGSTPRTNVTQGVYTSTEYPAHQSIPLHNELAYSRDWPMKIWFYSMIAATSGGETPIADSREVYRRMPVAIRERFVNKGLMYVRNFGNGLDVAWEQVFNTEDREVAEAYCKAHGIICEWKDDGELRTRQTCQAVARHPVTGDMVWFNQAHLFHISNLQPEVRETLLDIVDEEDLPRNVYYGDGSPIEDEVLNEIRAVLDDCAISFPWQEGDVLMLDNMLSAHARAPFTGKRKVIVAMAEGHSQDAR
- a CDS encoding thioesterase II family protein, with translation MTKLTLLCLPYSGASAMVYSRWRRQLPPWLHLQPVELPGRGARYDEPLQTDMRALALQLAREHKPSLHGPYALFGHSLGALLACEMAHAFRALGAAEPVALFASGTAAPTMRSDYDRGFAEPQTDEQLIEQLRTFQGTSEDVLANQELMSLTLPILRADFMLCGRFRPMQRPLLKCPVHVLGGKEDKATTEQLIGWSQETLGSFSVDMMTGGHFFIHEHEAKVIRIIKNHLEVHQRRHAQLAAPVF